One segment of Manduca sexta isolate Smith_Timp_Sample1 chromosome 27, JHU_Msex_v1.0, whole genome shotgun sequence DNA contains the following:
- the LOC115447981 gene encoding sarcoplasmic reticulum histidine-rich calcium-binding protein — protein sequence MDFMLYIAVLVLLCLEGGETGGHGEKHHDHVKLHVPEFIHHDHHTKVVTIHHHHKPKKEHHHHHHHHHHKKPHIPHGHHYHHHKNSHSIKTTVTKHGGHGHHKHSHGHHGHHGHHGHHGHHGHHGQHGHHGHGHHHDSPSYSYDPPAVPTFEEDFGSSYTPSIPSYDTGIPSQTPHVRGVSHTIKQVKVFDSLPGVIPTNTRSHGYEVTEEGEDTDDDVFTPVNGFQQAFPATFGYLRGAAAQSVAQNNFAPLPVQTTALKNTHDPFASAEAIPNGLVQVDPFAPTADNTGFTNVQPSADFPVTFRGSSGNEQPDSFAGIEGDDTSFTAPQGLSEDTPVAFAREAGIQQTFNKGDVETVVY from the exons ATggattttatgttatatatcgCGGTGTTGGTGCTTTTGTGTTTGGAGGGTGGAGAAACTGGAGGCCATGGAGAAAAACATCA tgaTCACGTCAAATTACACGTTCCTGAATTCATTCATCACGATCATCACACAAAAGTTGTAACAATACATCATCACCACAAGCCAAAGAAagaacatcatcatcatcaccatcaccACCACCACAAAAAGCCCCACATTCCACATGGCCATCATTATCACCATCATAAAAATTCTCATAGTATCAAAACTACAGTTACAAAACATGGTGGTCACGGCCATCATAAGCATAGTCATGGTCATCATGGTCACCACGGCCATCATGGACATCATGGCCATCATGGACATCACGGACAACACGGTCACCATGGTCATGGACATCATCACGATTCACCGTCTTACAGTTATGATCCTCCAGCAGTCCCCACCTTCGAAGAAGATTTTGGGTCATCTTACACACCATCTATACCCTCATATGACACAGGTATACCATCACAGACACCACACGTACGTGGTGTAAGCCATACGATTAAACAAGTTAAAGTATTCGATTCCTTACCTGGTGTTATACCCACGAATACACGCTCGCATGGCTATGAAGTGACCGAGGAAGGCGAGGATACCGACGATGATGTGTTTACACCAGTTAATGGCTTCCAACAAGCCTTTCCAGCGACGTTCGGATATCTCCGGGGAGCTGCGGCTCAATCAGTCGCGCAAAATAATTTTGCGCCACTTCCCGTGCAAACTACTGCTTTGAAGAACACTCATGATCCTTTCGCCTCCGCAGAAGCTATTCCGAATGGATTAGTTCAAGTTGATCCATTTGCACCCACTGCAGATAATACAGGCTTTACTAACGTTCAACCGTCGGCCGATTTTCCAGTGACATTTCGAGGAAGTTCCGGTAACGAGCAACCAGACTCTTTCGCGGGTATTGAAGGCGATGACACCTCATTCACTGCTCCACAAGGCTTGTCCGAAGACACGCCAGTCGCTTTTGCACGAGAAGCGGGCATACAACAAACTTTTAATAAGGGAGATGTGGAGACTGTAGTATATTAG
- the LOC115447983 gene encoding putative uncharacterized protein DDB_G0287191 — protein MDCKTVLLLCIFGVLALVVTETYGRSKKVVIHVPYKVRKVKHTHTVYKTVHHHHTHHDPHLDHSSAPTEEHEHFHHMHIHNEPPSGQHSQPVPDIGIPEFLPDALNAPLEIPDIPRAFPKLPSRLALPLYRRN, from the exons ATGGATTGCAAAACTGTG TTGTTACTTTGTATATTCGGCGTTCTGGCTTTGGTCGTAACAGAAACGTATGG ACGCAGCAAGAAAGTTGTAATTCACGTGCCATACAAAGTGAGGAAGGTGAAGCACACGCACACGGTTTACAAGACGGTGCATCACCACCACACCCACCACGATCCTCACCTGGACCACAGCTCGGCGCCGACGGAAGAGCATGAGCACTTCCACCACATGCATATTCACAACGAGCCGCCTTCAGGCCAGCATAGCCAGCCGGTTCCCGACATAGGCATACCAGAGTTTCTCCCTGATGCTTTGAATGCGCCACTTGAAATTCCGGATATACCTCGAGCATTCCCTAAGTTACCTTCGAGGCTAGCTCTGCCCTTATATAGACGGAACTAG